From a single Alkalihalophilus pseudofirmus genomic region:
- a CDS encoding NmrA family NAD(P)-binding protein, giving the protein MKANQIKLVSFLSLMGVEKNPIPPHHKIEKYIEQSEIPYAHIRPGFFMQNLSGIHAKEIRELKQIFIPAGNSKASFIDGEDIGLAIATILTNPKKYKNTAHTITGREALSYYQVAEILSKVTGRSITYAKPGFLKYRKYYIQKRSLDKEYVDVTVALYFMTRMGTAKAVTKDFLALTGRKPRTFEEFAKANLQSFKQE; this is encoded by the coding sequence ATGAAAGCTAATCAAATTAAGCTGGTTTCATTTCTATCTCTTATGGGAGTGGAGAAAAATCCAATTCCACCGCATCATAAGATAGAAAAGTATATTGAACAATCTGAGATTCCATATGCCCATATACGCCCAGGTTTTTTTATGCAGAATTTATCGGGTATTCATGCTAAAGAAATAAGAGAGTTAAAGCAAATATTTATTCCTGCAGGAAACAGTAAAGCGAGTTTTATTGATGGGGAGGATATTGGGCTTGCAATAGCAACCATACTAACGAATCCTAAAAAATATAAGAATACAGCCCACACCATTACAGGCAGAGAAGCTTTAAGCTATTACCAGGTTGCAGAAATATTAAGTAAAGTGACAGGTAGAAGCATTACGTATGCTAAACCGGGATTCCTTAAATATAGAAAGTATTATATACAAAAGAGAAGCCTGGATAAGGAGTATGTAGATGTGACGGTAGCACTCTATTTTATGACGAGAATGGGAACAGCAAAAGCAGTTACCAAGGATTTTTTGGCATTGACAGGTAGAAAACCTCGTACTTTTGAAGAATTCGCTAAGGCAAACTTACAAAGCTTTAAGCAAGAATAA